From Virgibacillus ihumii, the proteins below share one genomic window:
- a CDS encoding TetR/AcrR family transcriptional regulator, with protein sequence MNEKKKKIIETSFELFARKGFYATSIQEIADKSNLSKGAFYLHFQSKDELLLELFKYYYDLIQENVQNAVDEKRSAKENFVKQVEVQFREILRHKSFIITQLKEQAITLNQELFEFVRLMEYETHNWYKQTLISIYGERIKPYVADLVNIIEGIKNRYFQVLIRSDMEVDIDELASFIVEQFDTIAANLLSNNTPPILTEEKLQPIFSDIKLPEKMIKKEVINTLLEMQKLLNDLKLDDKEINELQGVIDFMISEMKKPDTKEFVIQGLLANFKGIEEFDHYRQLISEKLQVRLL encoded by the coding sequence ATGAATGAAAAAAAGAAAAAAATCATTGAAACTTCCTTTGAGTTGTTTGCGCGCAAAGGCTTTTATGCAACATCCATTCAGGAAATCGCTGATAAAAGCAACCTATCCAAGGGCGCTTTCTATTTGCACTTCCAATCAAAGGATGAGCTGCTGCTTGAACTGTTTAAGTACTATTACGATTTAATACAGGAAAATGTCCAAAATGCTGTCGACGAAAAGCGAAGTGCAAAAGAGAATTTTGTTAAACAAGTGGAGGTACAATTCCGTGAAATATTAAGACACAAAAGTTTTATTATCACGCAATTAAAAGAGCAGGCCATTACATTAAACCAAGAACTGTTTGAGTTTGTCCGATTAATGGAGTATGAAACACACAACTGGTATAAACAAACCCTTATTTCCATTTACGGTGAGAGAATTAAACCATATGTCGCTGATCTTGTGAATATCATCGAGGGAATCAAAAACCGTTATTTTCAAGTTCTGATCCGAAGTGATATGGAGGTGGATATCGATGAGCTTGCCTCTTTTATTGTGGAACAATTTGACACGATAGCTGCTAATCTGTTGTCGAACAATACACCGCCTATTCTTACGGAAGAGAAATTGCAGCCTATCTTTTCCGATATAAAATTACCCGAAAAAATGATTAAAAAAGAAGTAATCAATACTTTGCTGGAAATGCAAAAATTGTTAAACGATCTGAAACTGGATGATAAAGAAATTAATGAACTTCAAGGTGTAATTGATTTCATGATTTCAGAAATGAAAAAACCCGATACGAAAGAATTTGTCATCCAAGGACTTCTGGCTAATTTCAAGGGAATCGAGGAGTTCGATCACTACCGTCAGTTAATATCCGAAAAGCTTCAAGTCAGGTTGTTGTGA